A portion of the Vreelandella subglaciescola genome contains these proteins:
- a CDS encoding CoA pyrophosphatase, whose amino-acid sequence MLDTLHQRLQTLRPHTLAHLALPQAAVLLPIVDRATPTLLFTRRARHLTTHRGQVAFPGGKRDPGDHDLYATALREAEEEIALSPAQVQPLGRLSDVLSLHGLQVTPWVGVIPPDLPLRAAPDELDAIFEVPLAYFLDDRRTHTDVINADGRTWYVPSYRVDDYVIWGLSAMMLVELLAEGFGMDIDLSRRPGGVLRQHPARSLSR is encoded by the coding sequence ATGCTGGACACGCTGCACCAACGGCTGCAAACACTCCGCCCGCACACCCTGGCTCATCTGGCGCTGCCTCAGGCGGCCGTGCTTTTGCCCATCGTCGACCGCGCAACGCCGACGCTGCTGTTTACGCGCCGGGCACGCCACCTGACGACCCACCGCGGCCAGGTGGCCTTTCCCGGCGGTAAGCGCGATCCCGGTGATCATGATCTGTACGCCACTGCGCTGCGCGAGGCCGAGGAAGAGATTGCGCTGTCACCCGCTCAGGTGCAGCCACTGGGGCGACTGTCTGATGTGCTGTCGCTGCACGGCCTGCAGGTCACGCCCTGGGTAGGCGTGATTCCACCGGATTTGCCGCTCAGAGCCGCACCCGACGAACTCGACGCCATTTTTGAGGTACCGCTGGCGTATTTTCTCGACGACCGGCGCACCCACACCGACGTGATTAACGCCGACGGCCGCACCTGGTACGTGCCCAGCTATCGTGTGGATGATTACGTTATCTGGGGGCTATCGGCCATGATGCTGGTCGAGCTGCTCGCCGAAGGATTCGGCATGGACATTGACCTTTCCCGCCGCCCCGGTGGCGTGCTGCGCCAACACCCCGCGCGCAGCCTCTCACGTTAG
- a CDS encoding NGG1p interacting factor NIF3, producing the protein MYKLAFFVPFDAAESVKEALFATGAGRQGNYEACCFQTRGTGQFRPLAGAEPHIGRVDALASVDELKVELICHDDLIHAAVAALKLAHPYEEPAYDVWQLAEI; encoded by the coding sequence ATGTACAAGCTTGCATTTTTTGTTCCATTTGATGCCGCAGAAAGCGTCAAGGAAGCCCTGTTTGCCACCGGCGCCGGGCGCCAGGGCAACTACGAGGCGTGTTGTTTTCAAACCCGTGGCACCGGGCAGTTTCGCCCGTTGGCAGGCGCCGAGCCGCATATTGGCCGCGTCGATGCGCTGGCCTCTGTGGATGAACTGAAAGTGGAGCTTATCTGCCACGACGACCTGATTCACGCCGCCGTTGCCGCGTTAAAGCTCGCCCACCCGTATGAAGAGCCGGCCTACGATGTCTGGCAGCTGGCCGAGATATAA
- a CDS encoding TolC family outer membrane protein, with the protein MLRQPLSSALISARRALLPSLVAAAWAMPAWSADLLTITQDALENNAALGSAQAVTRSTKAARDAEQGNLLPQINAKGNVAHSEQFERQTRQGPVGAAAGTQDDSVNGVSFTLEATQALFDAINSRQVTKAERQIDQQLYQLAATEQDVLINVASAYFEILRAHEILEARRAQERAIGRQLEQAQEQFDVGLIAITEVEEAQARFDQSRAERIAAQSDLQVSFEALERLTGTRYLSIDALGEDVPVEPPMPNDRHRWVELAVEKNPTVLASQAGVDVSQSNVDIARANRLPTVNAFANYNYDDNDADGVDDYNSDGQVGVQVSLPLYTGGTTTAVIRQNTYLLESSQYDFEDQRRETVQQVRSRYTQVSNNVSTVEARRQAIVSNQSALDATRAGYEVGTRNIVDVLDAEQNLYNAMADYASARYDYVINLLALRQQAGVLDVAALEKVNGWLGQDSVSFTLPEEDADSVTRIGKRPTREQ; encoded by the coding sequence ATGCTGCGACAGCCCCTTTCTTCTGCCCTGATCTCGGCGCGCCGTGCGCTTTTGCCATCGCTGGTGGCGGCGGCGTGGGCGATGCCCGCGTGGTCGGCAGATCTGTTGACGATTACCCAGGACGCGCTGGAAAACAACGCCGCGCTGGGATCCGCGCAGGCGGTGACGCGCAGTACCAAGGCCGCGCGCGACGCCGAGCAGGGTAACCTGCTGCCCCAGATTAACGCCAAGGGCAACGTGGCGCATAGCGAGCAGTTCGAGCGTCAGACCCGTCAGGGGCCGGTGGGTGCTGCGGCCGGTACGCAGGATGACAGCGTCAACGGCGTAAGCTTCACCCTTGAAGCAACTCAGGCGCTGTTTGATGCCATCAACAGCCGTCAGGTGACCAAAGCCGAGCGTCAGATTGACCAGCAGCTGTATCAGCTGGCGGCGACCGAGCAGGATGTGCTGATCAACGTGGCCTCGGCCTACTTTGAAATACTGCGCGCCCACGAGATCTTAGAAGCGCGCCGCGCGCAAGAACGCGCCATTGGCCGCCAGCTGGAACAAGCCCAAGAACAGTTTGACGTGGGGCTAATCGCGATTACCGAGGTAGAAGAAGCCCAAGCGCGGTTTGACCAGTCGCGGGCAGAACGCATTGCCGCACAAAGCGACCTTCAGGTCAGCTTTGAGGCCCTTGAGCGCTTGACCGGCACGCGCTACTTAAGCATCGATGCGCTAGGCGAGGACGTGCCCGTTGAGCCGCCGATGCCTAACGATCGCCATCGCTGGGTAGAGCTGGCGGTAGAAAAAAACCCCACGGTGCTGGCAAGCCAGGCCGGCGTTGACGTCAGCCAGAGCAACGTCGATATTGCCCGCGCTAACCGATTGCCGACGGTCAACGCCTTCGCCAATTACAACTACGATGACAACGACGCCGACGGCGTGGATGACTATAACTCTGATGGCCAAGTAGGCGTTCAGGTGAGCCTGCCCCTTTATACCGGCGGCACGACGACGGCAGTGATTCGTCAGAACACCTATCTGCTGGAATCCAGCCAGTACGACTTTGAAGATCAGCGCCGTGAAACCGTACAACAAGTGCGTTCGCGCTATACCCAGGTCAGCAACAACGTGTCCACCGTTGAAGCTCGCCGCCAGGCGATTGTGTCCAACCAAAGCGCGTTGGACGCTACCCGCGCCGGCTATGAGGTGGGCACGCGTAATATCGTTGACGTGCTGGATGCCGAGCAGAATCTCTACAATGCCATGGCCGACTATGCCAGCGCTCGCTACGACTACGTGATCAACCTGCTTGCGTTGCGCCAGCAGGCGGGCGTGCTCGACGTGGCCGCGTTGGAAAAGGTCAACGGCTGGCTGGGACAAGACAGCGTCAGCTTCACCCTGCCCGAAGAAGACGCCGACAGCGTCACCCGGATTGGCAAACGCCCCACGCGGGAACAGTAA
- a CDS encoding efflux RND transporter periplasmic adaptor subunit — MKTMLSRVSRLALAMGVSVMLVACGDDQPAQSEKTAGEQKSKPRPVEVTTIERQDIALDKSYPAFLRSDDEVTLVARVTGLLEKRLFEPGETVEKGDTLYNIEPDRYQTAVNQRKADLQSAQAQLSRAQRDSQRFERLLSQNSVSRQQYDQALADRRVAQASVAQASAALESANIDLNYAEVTAPVSGMISLSMVNVGNLVNSGTELATITPIDPLEVRFQLPQRDAFELRRQLSDGTKIESIRTSLELPDGAADLTGHLDFLGARVDETTSTVQANASFKNPDGSVLPGQYVRVHIEGLKRYDVLAVPEIALTQGLMGPQVFVLDDDNAARARTVELGELAGPWQVLRDGIQDGDRVVVGDPSDLKPGTSVKPQPFDGDAEALMQEKQEEQQETKKEAQEEQQQAQGEGANKASGTDDEPSAASDEEDAS; from the coding sequence ATGAAAACGATGTTAAGTAGAGTCAGCCGATTGGCGCTGGCCATGGGGGTCAGCGTGATGCTGGTAGCCTGTGGTGACGACCAGCCGGCGCAGAGCGAGAAGACCGCCGGTGAACAGAAAAGCAAGCCTCGCCCCGTTGAGGTCACCACCATTGAGCGCCAAGACATCGCGTTGGATAAATCCTATCCGGCGTTTCTGCGCAGCGACGATGAAGTGACCCTGGTGGCGCGGGTTACCGGCCTGTTAGAGAAAAGACTGTTTGAGCCGGGTGAAACGGTCGAGAAGGGCGATACGCTTTATAACATCGAGCCCGATCGCTATCAGACCGCAGTGAATCAACGTAAGGCAGACCTGCAAAGCGCGCAAGCCCAACTGTCGCGTGCCCAGCGCGATTCCCAGCGCTTTGAGCGTTTGCTGAGCCAGAACTCGGTAAGCCGTCAGCAGTATGATCAGGCATTGGCCGACCGGCGCGTGGCCCAGGCAAGCGTTGCCCAGGCATCAGCCGCGCTTGAAAGTGCCAACATTGATCTGAACTACGCCGAGGTAACGGCGCCGGTGTCGGGCATGATCAGCCTGAGCATGGTCAACGTGGGTAATCTGGTGAATTCGGGCACCGAACTGGCCACTATCACGCCGATCGACCCGCTGGAAGTACGCTTTCAGTTGCCCCAGCGCGATGCCTTTGAGCTGCGCCGCCAGCTAAGCGACGGCACCAAGATTGAGAGTATTCGTACCTCGCTTGAACTGCCCGACGGCGCTGCTGATCTGACGGGCCATCTGGACTTTCTCGGCGCCAGAGTAGACGAGACCACCAGCACCGTGCAGGCCAACGCCAGCTTTAAAAATCCCGATGGCAGCGTGCTGCCCGGCCAGTACGTGCGCGTGCACATTGAAGGGCTGAAGCGCTATGACGTGCTTGCCGTGCCGGAGATTGCCCTGACCCAAGGGCTGATGGGGCCGCAGGTATTCGTGCTTGACGACGATAACGCCGCCCGGGCGCGCACTGTGGAGCTGGGCGAGCTGGCCGGCCCCTGGCAGGTGCTGCGCGACGGCATACAGGACGGTGATCGGGTGGTGGTAGGTGACCCTTCTGACCTCAAACCGGGTACGTCGGTCAAGCCGCAGCCGTTTGACGGCGATGCCGAAGCCTTGATGCAAGAGAAGCAAGAAGAACAGCAAGAGACAAAGAAAGAAGCACAGGAAGAGCAGCAACAGGCGCAGGGCGAAGGAGCCAATAAGGCATCCGGCACTGATGATGAGCCCTCAGCCGCGTCGGATGAAGAGGACGCGTCGTAA